The DNA segment TGACCTTGGCGGATGCTTTTCCCAGCCAACGCCTCAGGGTGGGATATCCGAGATTCATCTCCTTGCAACACCGGGATGCGCTGTAGCCGCTCTGCTGGTACAGCCGAACCATCTCCATGCGTTCTTCTTGGGTGTATCGTCTGGTTCCTGATTTCTTCATGGAATCAGTTTACCAGAAAAATGGGGCCACGGTCTAGGGGGTCGATTTTGTACCGCTTACCTTATAGGTAAGCAGGTGCTGCTTTGAATGTGAAAACGCTTAGGCCGCTTGTAGCGTGTCACGATTAAATCACTCATATTAGTCATTCCCGCATACGAACTGATTCTATATGCGGTTTGGTGTTCGAGGTCGCTTCTCTCTAAGGCTTTTTGGACTCTTTCTTAATCGGCCTATTCGTCGGATCCTTTCGGGTTCGGTGGCCTCGTTTGGAAAGAATCTCTACATAAACGGATGGCACGCCAGGCCCGTAAATGGTATCTATTGCCGCACTGATTTTAGTGACGTGAGTAGACTCGGCCGAAACGCTATCTGCGCCGACTCGACAATCAAAATCCCAATAATCAACGCCCTCGGGGAGCTTTTTTTTCCGTTCACGTTTCAAGTATTTATTGACCTCGTGCTTGATTGAGTCGATCACGCGTGGCGCCTTCTTTCCTTCTACTTCCAGTGGGAATACTTTTTTCATTTGGCTCTTTATCGCTGGCTTCGCTCTTGTTGTCTAGGTAAGTTTCCGGTAGCAGGAATTTTCGAAGGTAAGTGGGTTAAAAATCCTCCCAATCGCTTCTGCATCACCCTTACGGTTATGCTGCTAATAATCTGCTCCCGTCAGGCTCTTGAGGACAGAGCCCTGCCACGCTCTCAACTGATCCTTTAAAGTCGCGGTGACCGCTGGTAAGTCATCAGCCAGATTGGTTGTTTCATAAGGATCTTTTTCCAGGTCGAAGAGTTCTGTGCCGCTATCTTTTTCACCATCCACAACCAGTTTGTAGCGATTGTGCAGAAGCGCCCTCGATCCATTGTAATCAGAGTCTTTGATTTCCGGATGATGATAGTTGGTGAAAGTGCGGGTGTATTTGCCGTCCATCATTTTAATCAGAGGCGTGGTTCCTTCCTGGAGCTTCGGGTCAATGTACGGCATATTACTGTAGGCCTCCTCAGGTCCTGTGGCGTAGTTCCAGAAGATGATGGGGGAGGGACGTTCACTCATGTCACCGTTTAAAAGAGGAACCAGACTGACCCCATCAATGGGACGATTCGGAAGTGGTTGCCCGATGAGCTCAGACAACGTGGGCATAAGGTCGGTGGTGACTGTATTCAAACTGGAGCTTCGTGGTTCTGATATTTTGGCAGGCCATTCAATTATTCCCGGTACGCGGACTCCGCCTTCGTAGACATCTCCTTTGAGTGCCCGAAATGGATTGGTGGCACCATTGCCGCTAGCTGGTACGCCGTTGTCACCGCAGTAAAAA comes from the Verrucomicrobiota bacterium genome and includes:
- a CDS encoding DUF6172 family protein; the encoded protein is MKKVFPLEVEGKKAPRVIDSIKHEVNKYLKRERKKKLPEGVDYWDFDCRVGADSVSAESTHVTKISAAIDTIYGPGVPSVYVEILSKRGHRTRKDPTNRPIKKESKKP
- a CDS encoding transposase, with amino-acid sequence MKKSGTRRYTQEERMEMVRLYQQSGYSASRCCKEMNLGYPTLRRWLGKASAKVSLVELVVEGKASAESLSMNIRLPNGIQCELRSKLTSWETITLIRELKGC